In the Streptomyces sp. BHT-5-2 genome, one interval contains:
- a CDS encoding aldehyde dehydrogenase family protein, protein MSFFADLAYQFIDGEWRAGSGSWDIIDFNPYDQEKLASITVAGVDQVDAAYRAAERAQRDWALRNPYERRQVTERLLRLIEEREEEIVEALVLELGGTRIKAAYEVRLAKEFVREATQLAMRPQGRILPSPVDGKENRVYTLPVGVIGVISPFNFPFLISMKSVAPALALGNAVVVKPNQNAPITGGGLIAKLFQDAGLPDGLLNVLITDIAEIGDALIEHPVPRVISFAGSDKVGRHVAAVSAGHFKRVILELSGNSALIVMADADVDYAVDAAVFSRFVYQGQVCMAANRVLLDRAIEAEFTEKFVARVAALRTGDPRDPHTQIGPLINSFQAEALTSLVDRAIAEGATALLRGRTDGNLVEPSVLAGLPADSVLHGQELFGPVALLVPFDGEDEAVRIANDTPYGLSGAVHTADAERGARIARRIETGMIHVNDGTVHDEPQVAFGGEKFSGIGRLNGESTVEAFTTQKWVSIQHGRTPFPL, encoded by the coding sequence ATGTCCTTCTTCGCAGACCTGGCCTACCAGTTCATCGACGGTGAGTGGCGGGCCGGCAGCGGCTCGTGGGACATCATCGATTTCAACCCCTACGACCAGGAGAAGCTGGCGTCGATCACGGTCGCCGGCGTGGACCAGGTCGACGCCGCCTACCGCGCCGCCGAGCGCGCGCAGCGGGACTGGGCGCTGCGGAATCCCTACGAGCGGCGGCAGGTCACCGAGCGGCTGCTGCGGCTGATCGAGGAGCGCGAGGAGGAGATCGTCGAGGCGCTCGTCCTCGAACTGGGCGGCACCCGGATCAAGGCCGCCTACGAGGTCCGGCTCGCCAAGGAGTTCGTCCGCGAGGCGACCCAGCTGGCGATGCGGCCGCAGGGGCGGATACTGCCCTCCCCGGTGGACGGCAAGGAGAACCGCGTCTACACCCTGCCGGTCGGCGTCATCGGTGTGATCAGCCCCTTCAACTTCCCGTTCCTGATCTCCATGAAGTCCGTGGCGCCGGCGCTGGCGCTGGGCAACGCGGTGGTCGTCAAGCCCAACCAGAACGCCCCCATCACCGGCGGCGGGCTGATCGCCAAGCTGTTCCAGGACGCGGGGCTGCCGGACGGGCTGCTCAACGTGCTGATAACCGACATCGCGGAGATCGGGGACGCGCTGATCGAGCACCCGGTGCCGCGGGTGATCTCGTTCGCCGGGTCGGACAAGGTCGGCCGGCATGTCGCGGCGGTCAGTGCCGGGCACTTCAAGCGGGTGATCCTCGAACTCAGCGGCAACAGCGCGCTGATCGTGATGGCGGACGCCGATGTGGACTACGCGGTCGACGCCGCCGTCTTCAGCCGGTTCGTCTATCAGGGCCAGGTCTGCATGGCGGCCAACCGGGTGCTGCTGGACCGCGCGATCGAGGCCGAGTTCACCGAGAAGTTCGTGGCCAGGGTGGCGGCGCTGCGGACCGGCGACCCGCGCGATCCGCACACCCAGATCGGCCCGCTGATCAACTCCTTCCAGGCGGAGGCGCTGACCTCGCTGGTCGACCGGGCGATAGCCGAAGGGGCCACGGCGCTGCTGCGCGGCCGCACCGACGGCAATCTCGTCGAGCCGAGCGTGCTGGCGGGGCTGCCCGCGGACTCGGTGCTGCACGGCCAGGAACTGTTCGGGCCGGTGGCCCTGCTGGTGCCGTTCGACGGCGAGGACGAGGCGGTGCGGATCGCCAACGACACCCCGTACGGGCTCAGCGGGGCGGTGCACACCGCCGATGCGGAGCGCGGGGCGCGGATCGCCCGGCGGATCGAGACCGGCATGATCCACGTCAACGACGGGACGGTGCACGACGAGCCGCAGGTGGCCTTCGGCGGGGAGAAGTTCTCCGGGATCGGGCGGCTGAACGGCGAGTCCACGGTCGAGGCGTTCACGACGCAGAAGTGGGTGTCCATCCAGCACGGGCGGACGCCGTTTCCGCTCTGA
- a CDS encoding PadR family transcriptional regulator codes for MSAIRLLVLGAVRQHGRAHGYQVRNDLEYWGAHEWSHARPGSIYHALKQMAKQGLLLAHDVAPSTAGGPPRTEYEVTPAGEEEYFRLLRAALAQRDPKTDLLSAGIGFVVDLPRDEAVALLRERVRALEEWRATVTSSYVPEDGPGQLGHIGEIMHMWVHEADSGAAWTRGLIARIEGGAYVFAGEGEPFVGVLREGQENPYAVRGDDGRADDDEGGGKGGAG; via the coding sequence ATGTCGGCGATCCGGCTGCTGGTGCTGGGGGCCGTGCGGCAGCACGGCCGGGCGCACGGCTATCAGGTCCGCAACGACCTGGAGTACTGGGGCGCGCACGAGTGGTCCCACGCCAGGCCGGGATCGATCTACCACGCGCTCAAGCAGATGGCGAAGCAGGGCCTGCTGCTCGCCCACGACGTCGCGCCGAGCACGGCCGGCGGGCCGCCGCGCACCGAGTACGAGGTGACCCCGGCGGGCGAGGAGGAGTACTTCCGGCTGCTGCGGGCGGCGCTGGCGCAGCGCGACCCGAAGACCGACCTGCTCAGCGCCGGGATCGGCTTCGTCGTCGATCTGCCGCGGGACGAGGCGGTGGCGCTGCTGAGGGAGCGGGTGCGGGCCCTGGAGGAGTGGCGGGCCACGGTCACCTCGTCCTATGTGCCCGAGGACGGTCCCGGACAGCTCGGCCACATCGGCGAGATCATGCACATGTGGGTGCACGAGGCGGACAGCGGCGCGGCGTGGACCCGGGGGCTGATCGCGCGGATCGAGGGCGGGGCGTACGTCTTCGCCGGCGAGGGGGAGCCGTTCGTGGGCGTGCTGCGGGAGGGCCAGGAGAACCCGTACGCGGTGCGAGGGGACGACGGCCGGGCGGACGACGACGAGGGCGGCGGGAAGGGCGGCGCAGGCTGA
- a CDS encoding DinB family protein, whose protein sequence is MPTHVPAEAHGDERGALLAFLEAQRGGLRRAVLGLTDEQAEERPSASELSLGGLVKHAAEVEQRWLEIAQQREPTIPRDQGNWHLSFRLQDGETVAGMLEFWDGVAAETEKFVRAVPSLDDTFPLPPAPWFPKDARQSMRWLMLHLIEEVARHAGHADIVRESLDGKTAFALVDEERTAREG, encoded by the coding sequence ATGCCCACTCATGTTCCGGCCGAGGCCCACGGTGACGAGCGCGGTGCGCTGCTGGCCTTCCTGGAGGCGCAGCGCGGCGGCCTGCGACGGGCGGTCCTGGGGCTGACCGACGAGCAGGCCGAGGAGCGGCCGAGCGCCAGCGAACTGTCACTGGGCGGGCTGGTCAAGCATGCCGCGGAGGTCGAGCAGCGCTGGCTGGAGATCGCGCAGCAGCGGGAGCCCACCATTCCGCGCGATCAGGGCAACTGGCACCTGAGCTTCCGACTTCAGGACGGCGAGACCGTCGCGGGCATGCTGGAGTTCTGGGACGGGGTCGCGGCCGAGACCGAGAAGTTCGTCCGCGCTGTGCCGAGCCTGGACGACACCTTTCCGCTGCCCCCGGCCCCGTGGTTCCCGAAGGACGCCCGGCAGTCGATGCGGTGGCTGATGCTGCACCTGATCGAGGAGGTCGCGCGGCACGCCGGCCACGCCGACATCGTCCGGGAGTCGCTGGACGGCAAGACGGCCTTCGCGCTGGTGGACGAGGAGCGCACGGCGCGGGAGGGGTAG